Below is a genomic region from Ursus arctos isolate Adak ecotype North America unplaced genomic scaffold, UrsArc2.0 scaffold_32, whole genome shotgun sequence.
CCTGGAAGCAAATGCGGGCACAGAGAGTACTTCAACCAGAGGGCCCAGATGTGCTGCAGCATGTGTCCGCCGGGTGAGGGGCAGCCGCTGGGGCCCTGACTCCTGGACGCCTGGGGGCTGGCGCCTTGCAGGGAGCGTGGGGATGGGGCTCGGAGCCGGGTAGGGTCACGGCCCTCAGTTCTAACTGAATTCCTTCTAGTTCCATGAGTTGGCCCCATGCTGCCTCTTGCCTCAGGGTCTTGGCACATTCTGTTCCCTCATGCTGGCATAATTCCCAACTCCCTTCCCCAGGTTAACTCCTACTTTTCCCGTAGACCTCAGCTTAGATggacccctcctccaggaagcctgcccacACTGCCTGGTCAGATCTGGCCCTTCCTTTGAGCTCCTGCTGGCCCCCAGGCATCCCCCATGGCAGCAACTTTTCACCCTACAGTCATGGCCTGGCTCCTCTTTTGCCACAGCCACTGTGTGCTCCTGTGTGTGGGCTTGTTCTCTGCGGAATCCCCGGCGCCTGGCACggcgcctggcacatagtgggtgctcagtacATATATGACCCAAGCAGTGTGTGCTTACCCATCTCACAGTTGGTGGACCTGAGGCCTAACCCCAGTTGGGAAAGCTGAGTAGCTCAACTCTTGGTGTCCTCCACCTGCTCGTTCATGGATACATGCCTTCCTGTACCATTTGTAAAGCATCATCTAAgtgtcaggcactgtcctaagtaCCGGGAGTACCACGGAGAGCAGGGCAGACAAAATCCGCACCCTCATGGATTTTGCATCTAATAGAGGCACAGGCAAAGAAGCCAACAGAGGAAATAGTTGTGTGGTCCTATCAGAGTAAATGCTGTGAAGAAAACAGGGCAGGGCAAAGCCGATGGAGCAGGACACACTGTTTGGTAcggggtggtcagggagggccttTCTGCAGAGTCGACACTTGCAGAGACATGCAGGAGGTGAGGCAGAGACATGCAGGAGGTGAGGCAGTGGGTTATACAAATATACAGGGAACGGCCTGCCAGGTTGgagaaacagcaggtgcaaaggccctgaggtgggagcctATCTGGTGAACTTGAGGAACAGTGAGGCCAGTGTGTGGCCCACAGAGAGTAAGTTAGCAGGGGCCACAGTAAGAGTTTAGATTTTGTTCTATAGAAGCTAGGAAGCCGTCGGAGGGCCCTTGAGCCATTAGCCTGAGGTGTGGGTGGGCACACGTGTACCTGTCATCTCCCGCTGCCACTTTAAGAGACCTCCCAAGTGACTCTCTGTTAACTGGCAGTCTCTGTAAGAAGTTACTGGATTAGCACAGTGGTGGGTATGGCAGGATAGGGCTCAAGGCTCAAGAGAGAAACCCCTTAAAGGTTTGCTTTGGTGTTCCCCCATCTCCTGGCATGCCTTCTCTCCTGGCCCACAAGAGTCCCATATCCTCATCCTTGATAGGAAATCAGGGACTGCATTCCTACTAGTGGTTGTGGCCCTGCTAGTTCATACCCACAGGTGGAGAATTTTAGCCaactatagagaagaaaggaGCTAGCAAACCAGTTCTCACTAAAGTGTGATTGACTAGTACCAGGCAGTTCCAGTGGTGGAATGCCAGGCAtctggaaagagcagagggaaaggcattGTACGAGCATCAGGGCTGTGGCGATGGAGTGACAGCTGGGGCCTGCAGGATGTGAGATGACTTGGCGAAGGACCTGGAACGCTTTCAAAGAGTCTTCCTACGCAGGCTCGggacgctggggctctggggggtGGTGGACGAGCCACTGACCTCTGGCCTTTGCTTTCTCAGGCTTCCATGCACAGTCGTTCTGCACCGAGACCTCAGATACCGTGTGTGCCCGCTGTGAGGACAGCACCTACACCCAGCTCTGGAACTGGGTTCCCGAGTGCTTGAGCTGTGGCTCCCGCTGTAGCTCTGGTGAGTGGGCTCAGAGAGGGGGCTGGGCCCCGGAGCCTTCCCCAGGCCACTGTGCAGTCCGCCCCTCCGGCTGAGTGCTGGCTAGGATTACCCAGGCCCGTTGTCCTCATGCCCCAGAACAGGAGGTTATATGGGTACAGCCCTTCCCTGTTGACcaatggccttttctttctttctttttttaaagatttatttatttgagagagagcgaacaagcagaggggagggacagagggagagggagaagcagactccctgctgagcagagacccccgccgtggggcttgatcccaggaccccgggatcgtgacctgagtggaaggcaggtgcttcactggccgagccacccaggcgccctgccaaTGGCATTTTCATCCTGTCTCATCACATGCTCCCCAATAGCCCCATGGGGCAGGCAGGCCAAGGGCAGCAGGGGGAGAACTAGGCCTATTTTCGAGCTGAGGAAGCCAAGCCTCGGAGAGCAGGTGTGCTTGCTCGCGCTGTCACGGAGATGCTGCAAGACCGTAGCGGGCGGGGCCGGTGGAGGCGGGGCTGATCCTGGGCTGCCCTTCCGGCTCTTGTAGACCAAGTGGAGACTCAAGCCTGCACTCGGGAGCAGAACCGGATCTGCAGCTGCAAACCGGGCTGGTACTGCACGCTGCAGAGGCAGGAAGGCTGCCGGCTGTGCGCACCACTGCGCCAGTGCCGCCCGGGCTTCGGCGTGGCCAAACCAGGTATGCGGCCAGGACCCGCGGTCCTCAGGGACCCCCGTGGGCCTCTCCTTCATGGGTGCCAACCCATCAGCCGGGCCTGGGAACATGGGCGGTGGCGGCCAGGTGCTTGCTACCACGCAGCTGTCCACCCCTCCCCGTCGCAATCTTCCCTCCAGCGTGCAGGATCAGGCACCTACCGTGGGCTAGGCCTTGGGGGGTCCAGAGAGGGATCAGATTAAACCCAAAGATCCTGGAAAATCGGTGCCTCAGAAGGTGGACCCACGTGATCCTGGAGACCAGGAAGTCACGAGAATTGGTTCAAGTACAAAGTGCCTGGCtgcgcgtgtgtctgtgtgtgcgcgtgcatgtgtatgtgtgtgcggtCACACGTGTGCAAGTGTGCTCCCGTGTGTGTTTTAAGGGGCAGAGGTGCAGACAGAGGTCCGTAGGCCCCTCAGACTTCTCCTAGGCCCCCCGTGCTGAAGCCCGCTTGTTCTACTAAGAGTTTGAGGTGGTGACAGATTCCGATTCTTCCCTGAAGGAACTGCAACGTCAGATGTGGTGTGCGCTCCCTGTGCCCCAGGGACGTTCTCCAATACGACGTCATCCACAGACCCTTGCAGGCCCCATCGGACGTGAGTGGCTGAGCGGTTCGGTTCTGGAGGAGCAGGGAGGGCGGTCCCTGGGTGACTGTTGGTCTAGAGCACAGAGCGGCCATGCCACGGGACGTgaagccccacccccccaatccACTGCCTTGGGAGCCTTATTCACCACCAGGATGGCCCTATCCCATAGTACGCGGGCGGGTGGGTCCCAGGACAGCCAGCAGGTGTATAGTTGCCTTGCCCTGGAAGTCAGCACTGGGTCGGGGGGCATGGGGAGTGGAAGGGGTGGGCACAGAAAGGGGTGGTCTTGAGGGCGGGTGTGGCACAAGTGCTCTCTCCCGCATCGTGGCTGCTGGGACTCCCTGCCTGCTGGCCTGGCTCCCATGAGTGAGCCCGGCCACGCCGAGCCCTTCTGGCCTCTGTCGTCCCCTGACcaaacctccccctcccccagctgtagCTCGGTGGCCGTCCCTGGCAACGCCAGCGTGGATGCAGTCTGCAcctctgtgtcccccaccctGGGAATGGCCCCACGCCCAGCCTCCACGTCCCAGCCAGGGCCCACGCAATCGCAGCGTGGGGAGCCAACTCCAGGGCCCAGCATGGCTCCTAGCACCTCCGTTCTGTTCCCCATGGTTCCAAGCCCCCCCACTGAAGGGCTCAGCACAGGCGACATCTCTCTTCCGATTGGTAAGTCCCAGGAGGGCTCGTTCAGCCTCTCTACTATCTCAGAgccttactgagcacctgctgtgggctGGACCCTGTCCCCTGTCCTGGGAGGCAGGTGGTGTCTGCCTGTCTTCTGCCATGACCTACCTGGCACTGTCATTAAGAACTGCTGGGTGGGAGTGGTGGGGTCAGCGTTTTATCTGCAAGGGGAGATGGTCTCCTGGTTGCCGTTTCTGATGAACTCATTAGCCGGTGCGCTGGGCAGGTCACCTCATGGGTTTCCCTTCTGGGGTTAGGACTCCCATCAGGCCACAGATCTCAAAGTGGTCACCCGGGGGCTGAATGTGGCCGACAGACATGTTTTGTTTGGTACGTAGTTTTTGGCTTGTTGGTCTTGTAATTGAATTTGAGAGCCTCTGGACTGAGCTTGCCCCTCCCATGGCAATCCAGGCATCTTTGGTCACGGACTTGGCTGCCTGGCCCCTGGTACGTTTGAGTTTGCTTTCTGCAGCTGCTTTgagcttctctttttccttctaggACTGATTGTAGGTGTGACAGCCTTGGGTCTGCTGATAATAGGGCTGGTTAACTGTGTCATCATGACCCAAAAAAAGAGTAAGTTTTCATTCCTTCCTCTTTCGTGCATTCATCCATTTGCTCTGGAAGCTTTTCTAGGGCTCCTCCTATGAGTCTAGCACTGGGCATAGCCTTGTGGGTCAGACGGAGCTAGCTACTGGCAGTCCCTGTTCCGTGGGAGCTCAGAGCGGGGGGCAGAAGGCCTTGCCCCTAGTTTACCTACTAGGAGGCAAGATGCCATCAGAGCATTCCAAGGGGGTGGCAGTCTGGGATTCTTGTCTGGAAATCCTGGGGGATTTCCCCAGGCCTTCTGGAACAGTGGCTTCGGAGCTGAGTCAGATGTCCGTGGGTGGACGTGTGCAGGACAGAGAAGGCAAGCTAAGGAGAGGGCATGGAGTGAGCAGAGAGGGGGGTGCTGGTGAACAGGTGAGCATGGTGGAAGGGAATGGGACAGGGTTGCGCCAGCTAGGGAGCTGGGAACGGGGGCTCCCGTGTACCTCGTCTGGTGGGTGATTGTTGCCGCCCAGGGCGGGCCCTACTCTGAATGGTTCTGCTTGGGCCCCGTGCTCCCCTCTTCGTTCGAGCAGGTGTGGCCTGAGGAAGCCACTCTCCCTGACTTGTCtgtcccctctctcttcttcGCAGAGAAGCCCTTCTGCCTACAAGGAGAAGCCAAAGTGGTAagtgtccctctgcctcccccctcctcccccggtCTCCTTCCTTGGTGGGCCGTGGTGTTCCCACGGGAAGTCGTGGATGGTGAAGGTTGGTCCGTCCCATGTGAGGCAGTGTGCAGCCCTGCGGGGCTGAGGAAAGGCCAGCCAGTCTATCCTTGGTGGTTAGGCAGCCCTCCCTGGGCTAAACGAGAATGCGAGTGTGAAGTGCCCCAGCAAAGAGCAGGGGGTCCGTGGTGTCGGTGTCACGCACCTGGTCACGGACCCCTGTTGTGATGCTGGGCAGATGTGAAATGACTCACGACGCTTGTCTCCTCACCATTAGAAGGAGACGGTGTGGCTTAGCCCCGCGTGAGGGCTGTGCTGGTCACTCAGTGGCCACCGTTCTCGGTGTCTCCCTGAGGCCTCACAGAGCACTTCCTCATGGAGCCGTGCGGGGGGTACCCTGGTGTTCCCAAGAGGGCCTGGGAGGGGGTCGTCTCCGGGCTTGAGAGGGAGCCTGGGGGTTTGGGTGCCGCGTCCTGCTCTCTGCTTTGACCGAAGCAGCCCACCTTTGGTCTCGTTTTATAAagcggggtctgggagggcctcATGCTAGAACACTGGCGTGGCAGCTCGTCAGGCATTTGGTTGCCAGTGACTTAAAGCAGAGgggctttctttttctcatgtccCAGGTTGTCGAGGGGCTGCCAGGTGCTGGAACTGTTCAGTTACATCCTTCTGTGAGGCCAGCAGGACCCCAGGCTCTGTCCCCTTCCGCCTGTCGGCTTCTGTTCTCTTGCCTGTGGCCTTACCTCGCAAGATCGCGGGGCCCACTCTGTAGGGGAGCTCCAGGTTTGAGGCAGAAAGAAGAGGGGAACGTGGCCAGGCCGGCGCTGGTGCCTTTGCCAGCAAGTCAGACACTGTCCCTGAAGCCCTGGGTGGGCTTCTTCTCTGGTCTCATGGGCCAGAGCCGTGTCATGGGACCACCCCTggctgcttttccagcctctgtggtggaggagaggagggcagggcttGGGAATGGGTGCTGGAGGAACCAGTACATCGTGTCTGCTCTAACCTCTACCTGGTTGGAAGGGCAGAATTTttacccactttacagatgaggaaatagagtcTGAGGAACTCCCTCCATGTCCCCAATCCTGCTCGGGCAAGGTTTCTCAACTGTAGCAATTTTGATATCTGGGGTCATATCATTCTTTgtccctggaggggaggggggctgtcctgtgcactgtgggCTGCTCAGTCAtacccctggcctctccccatgAGATGCCGCTAGCATCGTTTCTCGGgagtgacaaccaaaaatatctccagatatCGCGGAATGTCCCCTGGAGGCCAGAATCGCCCCTGACCGAGAACTACCGTGCTAGGAAGAAGCTCAGCCCTTGGTGGCCCAGTGCCCAAGGTTTACACAGGGAGTTGGACTTGGTAGGGACCTGAGACTGATCTCAGCTCCTGATGTGGCTGGCAGGAAGAGAGGTGCAGAGAGGGAccgtgatttgcccaaggtcacacagcactgTCTCTGGACTCGTGGCCCACCTGTCCTGCAGTGTTGCGTTAGACAAACGGACCCGCTTGCAAGTGCGAACTGTTTCCCATTCCCCCAGGGTACAAATGCCACGCCCTCCTATCTTTTGGCTTCAGTTCAGGGGTGCTCACAGCTGGTGCCTCGTGGGGTGCAGAGCAGGTGCACCCCCAGGCTCTACCCAGCCTCCTCGCTCCCGCAGTGTCTGTCCCGACCAAGTGTTTCCCAACACTTGCGCCCCGGAGGTGTCTTGGGCGTGGCCCAGTGGCCTCcacttctcctttcccttcactGAGTTTCTGTTCACTGAGTGTAACTCGATTGTTCTTTGAGTGCGGTTCAGCAGAGAGCCCCGTGGTGTGCTGGTAACTGGCTCTCTGGGcagctcaaaaacaaaaaacaaaaaacaaaccacccaGACTCTGATTTGTGGTGTTTGTTCACACCATATAAACATTCCCCCCAAGGCTGGTTTCAAGCTCCCGAGAGCTTACTCACTGGTGGCTGGGAAGAGGCCCGGAGCCACCCACGCCAGGCCTCTCGCCTGCACCCGGCCACCGAATCCTCACACAGCCCCGCGAGGGAAGCACTACGGCCGATTCCATGTTACAGAGCAGGAGACAGACTCAGGGAGGGTCAGTGACCCAGGGAAGGTTAGACCCCTGGGTGAGTGGCCGAGTCCAGCTTGGAAGCTCGGTGGGAATCCGCAGGCTTTGCCCTTCCCCGCTCCCCCCATGCTGTTCCGCCACGGTAGACATTCGGCCCGCAGCAGGGCCTGTCCCCACAGGTTGGGCCTCCTCCCCGGGGCCCTCCAGTGCCCCGGCTCCCACCCCGGCCCCACGCTGAGCCCGTGCCCCACTCTTCCTCAGCCTGCGGGCAGTGGCTGTGCCTGCCAGGAGGGAGCCTAGCTGGGCTATGCATGGGAACTCGCCCACTGTCACTCCCGCCGACGCCCTCCGGCATGGGCTCGTGTCTCACAAGGAGAGTGAACGATTGTGAGGCGCTgagtgtgtgccaggcacagttctgaGCATTTAGTCTCACAGCCACGCTCCGACCCAGGCAGTATGATTATTGCCCCAATTGTCTTGCCTAGGAAATttgggctcagagaagttaagtaactttcccaaggtcacacagctaatgagaGCAGCCTGAGACACCAACCTAGGAGGGCGTCTCTTCTCCAGCCCCAGCACGTACACTAACAGCACCGCTCACAGATATGCACCCGCCCTGgtcttgtcccccccccccccgtagacAGGTGCGTGTGCACACTTctcacccccccatccccacacctGTACATACAGATGTGCAAGCCTCAAGAGCACACGCTCACACAGACAGACAAGGAAGCTGTGGCATCTGGAGGACCCAGCTGGTGGCTCTGCGGtggctctgcttctgcccctgggGGGGCTGGGCCGTGATGGGGGCTGGCTGTCTGGAATCCTGTGTTTTGGAGTGAGCCTTCTCAGTGCTCCCCTCCCAGCCCAAGCAGCTGCACTCAGGATGCACCTGCCGCACTCGGTGCCTCCCTGAACTTTGCAACTTGGGGCTTTGGGGGAAGGAGGTGGACTGTGACCTTTGGGGGTTCCTGTTCTGCCCAGCCCTAGCCACGAGGAGAGGAGCAGGATGCTGGCCCCCAAAGCCCCTTCTTTGGGTGTTTTGAGGAATGACTTCTGGATCCCCCTCTTGtgcctccttcccctgcctgtcCAAGCTCGCAGCAGGGGTAGGAGGGCCTGCCGTCCAATGGCCTAAGTCAGACCACCTGGGCAAGGGTTCAGCAGAATGTGAAATGCCTTCCATTCCTCCAAAGCTGGGGCCGTAAACCAGGGAGGCAGGATGCCGTGGGAAGGCAGCATCTCTGCGACACTGATCTGGGTCCGCTGTGCCTCCGCCACACACCAGGCCAGCTGTGTGATACGGAGCCGGGGACTCACCCTCTCTGGGACTCGGTGGCCTCAAGCGACAGCTTGCAAAAAAGATCCTTCAGTCCAATGACAGTGGACTGGCCGCAGGGAATTGAGGGCTGGGGTAGGCTCATTTGTGGGAGAAGCCATAGCCATGGTGGGCCGGGCTGGGCCCCCCAGGGGGGCTGCAGTGATTGGCCAGAGAGGGTGGGCTGCCCAGAGCACCCTTGAAATTGTTGGCCCCTGGAGAGCGGAGCAAAGCCAAGGGGTCAAGGCCTTTCCTGGGGAGCAGGGGCTTGCATGCCCCCACCCCTTGACCCTCACCTCTCCCTTCTGTCCTGGGCCGCATCCCCCCAGCCCTTCATTTGCCTTGGCTGCCATCCCAGCCGGGACCCTCACGCTCAGCACAGGCCAGAGGCCAAGGGCAGTAAATGAGAACGTGGGCccttctgtctcctttctctctgggATCCGGCAATCACGCAGACCCAAGGCAAGGGCTGTGTGCCTGTTCAGTTGGTGTGGACGGGCCACAGGCTCTGATGGAATTCCCAcgtgctccccagcaagggggCCCGGAACTTGGCACCTCCTTGTCTTGAGCCTCCAGAGCTGAAAACCCAGACATGTAGGAAACGGGTCATGGGTTTTAGCCCACCCGTACCATGTCCTGACTGTGTGACGTTGGGCCAATAACTCAAGCTGTCTGGGCCTCGGGTCCCACCTCTGCAAACACTGGGCTGTTAGAAGTATCCGTACCGTGTCTTGGAAGGACTTCCGCCCCTCGGCACTGGATGGCACTCAAATATTGGCTAATATTTTCTTATCGTTGGTGTTATTCGTGTTCTTTTATGGGGAGACGATATGAGGAATAGTCGCAGAGCAGGCTTGGGCAGTGGAATCTGGAAAGGGGTGCCGGCACCCCACGGCTGAGGGTCCTAAACAAGGGCTGTCTACACTGCACTGATTGCTCAAACGCAAGGGCCAGCAAACATTGTCAATGAAGGAAGGGCCAGGCAGTCAATATTTCAGGCTTTCTGGATCATACGGTCTCTGTCAAGGTCTCTCCAAGCCTGGCGCTGGggcaggaaagcagccacagacgtCAGCCGGTGCGAGTGGCCATGTCTGGACACTAACACACTTCATACCATTTTGCAAGTCACAAAAtggtatttaaacatttttttcccccaaccatttaaaaaatgtcaaaaccCTTCTTGGCTCGCAGCCTGTATGTACAAAAACAGTCGCAGGCCAGATCTGGCTCGTGGTGGTCGCGTGCCCACCCCCTTGTGTAACAAACCCGTGCAGAGAGCTTACTGCGGAACAGGCATTGTTCGGGACACGTGACGAATATTCAGCCATTTGATCTTTACAACAACCCCAGGAGGGAGGTTCTTAATACTCCCCCAATataggaaagaaaggaggcacagaaaggtcaggtaacttgtccaaggtcacacagctaagtaAGTGATGGAGTCATGATTTGTACCCACGTGGTCCTGTGGGTCCAGAGTCTATGCTCTCAGCTGCTAGGCTGAGCCACATCACCCTGTGCTGATGAAGTGACCTTAGGAAAGTCCCTCTCCTTCTCCGGGCCTCTGTTTCCTGATGCAAAACGAGGATGAAAGGCCTGCCCCACCTCTAGGACAATTTGGTGAACAGGACCACACGGCCCCCACCCTCTCAGGGCTCACACTCCAGTAGGCCAGCCAGATGCCTGGTCTCACAGAGACCACGCAGAATTCTCCTGTCCTGAAAGCCCCTTGTGTGGGGAGAACGTGCACGCGGGGGCAGGAGCGCGATGGAAGCAAGTGGAAAGAGGAGCCGGCTGACCGGCTGAccgccctccctcctctcctgcccctctaGCCTCACCTGCCTGCTGATAAGGCCCGAGGCGCCCCAGGCCCCGAGCAGCAGCACCTGCTGACCACAGCCCCCAGCTCCAGCAGCAGCTCCCTGGAGAGCTCAGCCAGCGCCGCGGACAGGAGGGCGCCCGCCGGGACCCAGCCGCCAGCACCGGGTGCAGAGAAGGCCGGTGGGTCCGGGGAGGCCCGGGCCAGCTCCAGCAGCTCAGGTGAGAGGCGGGAGCCcatctggcttccttccttccccccgcTTTCTGTTCCTTCCTGGTTTCTGTCTTAGCCGGCTCCTCCGAGGCCTCCCGTGCAGGGCAAGGCCCGAGTTCCTAGCAGGGCATCAGAACGACTGTGTGACTAGCCTTGGCTCGCCTGCCAGCCTCCTCTCCCTACTACCCTCCACGTGCAACGCGGAGCCACTAACCTCGTTCATTTCTCCGAACCCAC
It encodes:
- the TNFRSF1B gene encoding tumor necrosis factor receptor superfamily member 1B isoform X2 yields the protein MAPAALWAALAFGLQLWGAGHAVPVQVALLPYALEPGSKCGHREYFNQRAQMCCSMCPPGFHAQSFCTETSDTVCARCEDSTYTQLWNWVPECLSCGSRCSSDQVETQACTREQNRICSCKPGWYCTLQRQEGCRLCAPLRQCRPGFGVAKPGTATSDVVCAPCAPGTFSNTTSSTDPCRPHRTCSSVAVPGNASVDAVCTSVSPTLGMAPRPASTSQPGPTQSQRGEPTPGPSMAPSTSVLFPMVPSPPTEGLSTGDISLPIGLIVGVTALGLLIIGLVNCVIMTQKKKKPFCLQGEAKVPHLPADKARGAPGPEQQHLLTTAPSSSSSSLESSASAADRRAPAGTQPPAPGAEKAGGSGEARASSSSSEPSSGGHGTQVNVTCIVNVCSGSDHGSQCASQASYTTGDVDASPSGSPDDDQVPFSKEECPFQSQSGAPETRLENPEDKPLPLGVPDAGMKSS
- the TNFRSF1B gene encoding tumor necrosis factor receptor superfamily member 1B isoform X1 — protein: MAPAALWAALAFGLQLWGAGHAVPVQVALLPYALEPGSKCGHREYFNQRAQMCCSMCPPGFHAQSFCTETSDTVCARCEDSTYTQLWNWVPECLSCGSRCSSDQVETQACTREQNRICSCKPGWYCTLQRQEGCRLCAPLRQCRPGFGVAKPGTATSDVVCAPCAPGTFSNTTSSTDPCRPHRTCSSVAVPGNASVDAVCTSVSPTLGMAPRPASTSQPGPTQSQRGEPTPGPSMAPSTSVLFPMVPSPPTEGLSTGDISLPIGLIVGVTALGLLIIGLVNCVIMTQKKKKPFCLQGEAKVPHLPADKARGAPGPEQQHLLTTAPSSSSSSLESSASAADRRAPAGTQPPAPGAEKAGGSGEARASSSSSAEPSSGGHGTQVNVTCIVNVCSGSDHGSQCASQASYTTGDVDASPSGSPDDDQVPFSKEECPFQSQSGAPETRLENPEDKPLPLGVPDAGMKSS